One window from the genome of Schistocerca piceifrons isolate TAMUIC-IGC-003096 chromosome 1, iqSchPice1.1, whole genome shotgun sequence encodes:
- the LOC124800995 gene encoding uncharacterized protein LOC124800995, producing the protein MCSRKREFFITDESVMQILEACSSDDEYNLLLDEEDKIFIEGDMEDEREHVIIEDPEKEIRSPPSKRRHTDAISEPNAEVPDSLPDLSEFKWYRTYQPRQFSDNMNHEFGKVLLFSVSENRQIPQPFEIFSFTIGLKDLVHNILIPESIRYAEQSGNAFNTNEDEIKAFLGMNLVMGYHILPTFRSCWATEPDLGVLYIAQIMPLHRFEKIRKYLHFSNNADQSIKEDHTYKVRPVITHLNKIFQESLSATRA; encoded by the coding sequence ATGTGCTCCAGAAAAAGAGaatttttcatcactgatgaaaGTGTTATGCAGATTTTGGAGGCTTGCAGTAGTGATGACGAATATAATCTGTTACTggatgaagaagataaaatttttattGAAGGAGATATGGAAGATGAGAGAGAACATGTTATTATAGAAGATCCTGAAAAAGAAATACGTAGCCCACCTAGCAAAAGAAGACATACAGACGCAATATCAGAACCAAATGCTGAGGTACCTGATTCCCTTCCAGATTTATCAGAATTTAAATGGTACAGAACTTACCAACCAAGACAGTTCAGTGATAACATGAATCATGAATTTGGGAAAGTGCTTTTGTTTAGTGTCAGTGAAAATCGTCAAATCCcacagccatttgaaattttttctttcacTATTGGCCTAAAAGATTTGGTGCATAATATATTAATTCCTGAAAGTATTCGGTATGCAGAACAATCAGGCAATGCATTCAACACAAATGAAGATGAGATCAAGGCATTTCTTGGTATGAACCTGGTAATGGGGTACCATATTTTACCTACATTTAGAAGCTGCTGGGCAACTGAACCCGATTTAGGCGTTCTTTATATAGCTCAGATTATGCCACTACATCGTTTTGAAAAGATTCGaaagtacttacatttttccaacaatgcagatcagtcaaTAAAGGAAGACCACACATACAAAGTGAGACCTGTAATTACCCATCTGAACAAAATCTTCCAGGAATCTCTAAGTGCAACTAGGGCTTAA